In one window of Onychomys torridus chromosome 7, mOncTor1.1, whole genome shotgun sequence DNA:
- the Tmod3 gene encoding tropomodulin-3 isoform X2, producing MCPTLERKKGKIFIPKQKPVQTFTEENISLDPELEEALTSASDTELCDLAAILGMHNLITNSQFCDVVGSSNGVDQEHFSNVVKGEKILPVFDEPPNPTNVEESLKRIKENDSRLVEVNLNNIKNIPIPTLKDFAKTLETNTHVKHFSLAATRSNDPVAMAFADMLKVNQTLKSLNMESNFITGTGVLALIDALRDNETLTELKIDNQRQQLGTAVELEMAKMLEENTNILKFGYQFTQQGPRTRAANAITKNNDLVRKRRVEGDHQ from the exons agggaaaATTTTTATCCCCAAACAGAAACCTGTGCAGACTTTTACAGAAGAAAACATATCCCTTGATCCAGAATTAGAAGAAGCTTTGACAAGTGCCTCTGATACAGAATTGTGTGACCTTGCAG CTATTCTTGGAATGCACAATCTGATCACAAACTCACAGTTCTGTGATGTGGTGGGGAGCAGTAATGGTGTCGACCAAGAACATTTTTCAA ATGTGGTAAAAGGTGAAAAGATTCTTCCAGTGTTTGATGAGCCTCCAAACCCAACCAATGTTGAAGAGAGTTTAAAGAGAATTAAGGAAAATGATTCCCGTCTTGTTGAAGTTAATTTGAATAACATAAAA AATATCCCAATTCCAACTCTAAAAGATTTTGCTAAGACTTTGGAAACCAACACACATGTGAAACATTTCAGTCTTGCAGCCACCAGGAGCAATGACCCCGTGGCTATG GCGTTTGCAGATATGCTAAAAGTGAACCAAACTCTGAAGAGTTTAAATATGGAGTCCAACTTCATTACAGGCACAGGGGTTTTGGCACTGATTGATGCTTTGAGAGACAATGAGACCCTGACAGAGCTCAAGATTGACAATCAG AGACAGCAATTGGGCACAGCTGTAGAATTAGAAATGGCTAAGATGCTTGAAGAAAATACGAATATTCTTAAATTTGGGTATCAGTTCACACAGCAAGGACCCCGAACCAGGGCAGCCAATGCTATAACGAAAAACAACGACTTAG